Proteins encoded within one genomic window of Flavobacterium sp. NG2:
- a CDS encoding Nramp family divalent metal transporter — protein MSKSLEEVHESVTTQNKKSVFKKIVAFFGPAYLISVGYMDPGNWATDIAGGSQFGYALLWVLLMSNIMALLLQSLSARLGIVTQRDLAQASRETYSPFINYILYFLAEIAIAACDLAEVLGMAIGINLLFDIPLIEGVMITVLDTFLLLFLINKGIRKMEAFIITLVAVIGVSFIFEMIFAQPVIGDVVLGLIPTMPNETALYIAIGIIGATVMPHNLYLHSSLVQTRKFDRSKVGIKQALKYNLIDSTIALNLAFFVNAAILILAAATFYKVGMYEVAEIQDAHRFLQPLLGTKWAPILFAVALIAAGQSSTITGTLAGQIVMEGYLNLRIQPWVRRIITRLIAIVPAVIVITIFGESVTGKLLILSQVILSLQLGFAIIPLIHFVSDKTKMKGFHIGKLTQIASWIVATIIVSLNAKLVYDEIKGWLETSENPTILWLTVVPLAISFLILLLYIVFKPFVTKSKTNIHNHSPHHLKLQFSKAAIYSKKDIAVAVDFTTADEVALNSAFELGGTAANYTLIHVVETVGALIYGDDADDHETSIDEKLLIQYQEMLIDKGFKVSVQLGFGTPDKTIPLLIDKGDFDILVMGTHGHTGFKDLILGTTVDKLRHKISIPLLIVKK, from the coding sequence ATGAGCAAATCATTAGAAGAAGTACACGAATCGGTTACTACTCAGAATAAAAAATCAGTTTTCAAAAAAATAGTTGCCTTTTTTGGCCCGGCCTATTTAATTAGTGTCGGTTATATGGATCCAGGAAACTGGGCGACAGATATTGCCGGAGGTAGTCAATTTGGTTATGCCTTACTTTGGGTATTGTTGATGAGTAATATCATGGCTTTATTACTTCAAAGTTTAAGTGCACGACTAGGAATTGTTACCCAGCGCGATTTGGCACAAGCCTCAAGGGAGACTTATTCGCCGTTTATCAATTACATTTTATATTTTTTGGCAGAGATTGCCATTGCGGCCTGTGACTTGGCCGAGGTTTTGGGTATGGCCATTGGTATCAATTTATTATTTGATATTCCGCTAATCGAAGGGGTGATGATTACGGTTTTGGACACCTTCCTATTATTGTTTTTAATCAATAAAGGCATCCGAAAAATGGAGGCTTTTATCATCACTTTGGTAGCAGTCATAGGTGTTTCCTTTATTTTTGAGATGATTTTTGCACAGCCTGTCATTGGAGATGTTGTTCTAGGACTTATCCCAACGATGCCAAATGAAACGGCCCTATATATTGCTATAGGTATCATTGGAGCAACGGTGATGCCACACAATTTGTATCTTCATTCTTCTTTGGTACAAACACGAAAATTTGATCGTTCCAAAGTTGGAATCAAACAAGCCTTAAAATACAATTTAATCGATTCGACTATTGCGTTAAACTTGGCATTCTTTGTCAACGCAGCAATTTTAATATTGGCAGCAGCCACATTCTACAAAGTGGGCATGTATGAAGTAGCCGAAATTCAAGATGCTCATCGCTTTCTCCAACCATTATTAGGAACAAAATGGGCTCCTATTTTATTTGCAGTAGCCTTAATTGCTGCTGGACAAAGTTCCACTATTACAGGTACATTGGCTGGACAAATCGTTATGGAGGGCTATCTAAACCTAAGAATACAGCCATGGGTTCGCAGAATTATTACCCGCCTAATTGCGATTGTACCCGCTGTTATCGTCATTACCATTTTTGGCGAAAGTGTCACTGGAAAATTATTGATTTTGAGTCAGGTGATATTGAGTTTACAACTGGGATTTGCTATTATTCCGCTAATCCATTTTGTAAGTGACAAAACCAAAATGAAAGGATTTCATATTGGAAAACTGACACAAATCGCTTCTTGGATTGTAGCAACTATCATTGTCTCCTTGAATGCAAAATTAGTTTATGATGAAATCAAAGGGTGGTTAGAAACCTCCGAAAACCCTACAATATTATGGCTTACGGTAGTACCATTAGCCATTAGTTTTTTAATTTTATTGTTATACATCGTTTTTAAACCTTTTGTAACCAAATCGAAAACCAACATTCACAACCATTCGCCTCACCATTTGAAATTACAATTTTCAAAAGCGGCTATCTATTCGAAAAAAGATATTGCCGTAGCAGTCGACTTTACGACTGCCGATGAAGTTGCCTTGAATAGCGCCTTTGAACTCGGAGGGACAGCTGCTAATTACACTTTAATTCACGTCGTTGAAACGGTAGGAGCACTTATTTATGGTGATGATGCGGATGACCACGAAACTTCCATCGACGAGAAATTATTAATCCAATACCAAGAGATGTTAATTGACAAAGGCTTTAAAGTTAGCGTCCAACTCGGTTTTGGGACACCAGACAAAACCATTCCTCTACTAATTGATAAAGGAGATTTTGACATCCTTGTAATGGGAACACATGGACATACCGGTTTCAAAGATTTAATTTTAGGGACAACTGTAGATAAACTGCGTCACAAAATTTCGATACCTTTGTTGATTGTAAAAAAATAG
- a CDS encoding metal-dependent transcriptional regulator — protein MIVRKHRLWEVFLVEKLDFSWDEVHDIAEQLEHIKSEKLINKLDDFLGNPTEDPHGDPIPDAQGQIQKIEKQLLSELTANQIGICVGVKDTSSEFLKYLDKQAISLGSQIEFIEKEEFDLSLKIKVDNTILSISNKIASNIFVKLN, from the coding sequence ATGATTGTTCGAAAACACCGACTATGGGAGGTGTTTTTAGTTGAAAAACTTGATTTTTCTTGGGACGAAGTGCACGATATTGCTGAACAATTAGAACATATCAAATCCGAAAAACTGATTAACAAACTCGACGATTTCCTCGGAAACCCTACTGAAGACCCACACGGTGACCCTATTCCAGATGCTCAAGGTCAAATTCAAAAAATTGAAAAACAATTACTCTCTGAATTAACCGCAAATCAAATAGGAATTTGTGTAGGTGTAAAAGACACTTCTTCAGAATTTTTAAAATACTTAGACAAACAAGCGATTTCACTTGGCTCACAAATTGAATTTATAGAAAAAGAAGAATTCGATTTATCTTTAAAAATCAAAGTAGATAACACCATTTTAAGTATTTCGAATAAGATTGCTAGCAATATATTTGTGAAGTTAAATTAG
- a CDS encoding FeoB-associated Cys-rich membrane protein, producing MQEFLAFSALAIALAFLIKKFFWKKKQKSKKDCGGDDCGCH from the coding sequence ATGCAGGAATTTTTAGCTTTTAGTGCTTTAGCAATAGCGCTTGCTTTTTTAATCAAGAAGTTTTTCTGGAAGAAGAAACAAAAGTCGAAAAAAGACTGTGGTGGAGACGATTGTGGTTGTCATTAA
- the feoB gene encoding ferrous iron transport protein B, protein MINENINVALIGNPNVGKTSVFNQLTGLNQQVGNYPGITVEKKIGFCKLPNNIKANILDLPGTYSLNASSIDENVVIELLLNKNDKLYPDVALVVTDVENLKRNLLLFTQIKDLEIPTILVINMADRMEQKGITLNIPYLEEHLKTKIALVSSRKGFGIQELKKLIVTYKTISSEPCLNASVIDTEYFDSLRKAFPNQLLYKLWLVITQDVNFLNLERKEIQSSFTKSHSDLKRLQQKETIKRYQFINDVLKEGLEVNTEIARDFRSKLDRVLTHKVWGYVIFFAILFIIFQSIFEWSKIPMDFIDATFASLSSLASANLPEGVFTNLLSQGIIPGIGGILIFIPQIAFLFLFISILEESGYMSRVVFLMDKIMRKFGLSGKSVVPLISGTACAIPAIMATRNIENWKERLITILVTPFTTCSARLPVYAIIIALVIPDEYALGFLNLQGLTLMLLYLLGFGMAIFAAYVLNKVMKIKGKTFFVVEMPNYKLPMFKNVSINVIEKTKAFVFGAGKIILAISIVLWFMASYGPGKSFNEADAILRSKVENSSLGEFEMNNKIASYKLENSYIGIMGKTIEPVISPLGYDWKIGIAIISSFAAREVFVGTLATIYSVGGTENEDTIKTKMGAEINPITGNKIFNFASGISLLLFYAFALQCASTLAITKKETNSWKWPLTQLIFMSGFAYIVALIAFQFLK, encoded by the coding sequence ATGATTAACGAGAATATCAATGTTGCCTTAATAGGAAACCCTAATGTGGGAAAAACTTCGGTTTTTAATCAATTAACGGGTTTGAATCAGCAAGTAGGGAACTACCCCGGCATTACTGTTGAGAAAAAAATAGGTTTTTGTAAATTACCCAACAATATCAAAGCTAATATTCTTGATTTACCAGGAACTTATAGCTTAAACGCCAGTTCTATTGATGAGAATGTGGTGATTGAATTGCTTTTAAATAAAAATGATAAATTATATCCTGATGTTGCTCTAGTAGTAACTGATGTTGAGAATTTAAAGCGAAATCTACTTCTTTTTACCCAAATCAAAGACCTTGAAATTCCTACTATACTAGTCATTAATATGGCCGACAGAATGGAACAAAAAGGAATTACTTTAAATATTCCGTATTTAGAAGAACATTTGAAGACTAAAATTGCCTTGGTGAGTTCTCGTAAGGGTTTTGGAATTCAAGAATTAAAAAAACTAATAGTTACTTATAAAACCATTTCAAGCGAACCTTGTTTGAATGCTTCTGTGATTGACACGGAGTATTTTGATAGTTTGCGTAAGGCATTCCCTAATCAGTTATTGTATAAATTATGGTTGGTTATCACGCAAGACGTAAATTTTTTGAACTTAGAACGTAAGGAAATTCAAAGTTCGTTTACGAAGTCCCATTCGGATTTAAAGCGTCTTCAACAAAAAGAAACCATCAAAAGGTATCAATTCATCAATGATGTGTTGAAAGAAGGTTTGGAGGTAAATACTGAGATAGCTAGAGATTTCCGTTCAAAACTCGACCGTGTGCTTACGCATAAAGTTTGGGGTTATGTGATTTTCTTTGCTATTTTGTTTATCATTTTCCAATCTATTTTTGAATGGTCAAAAATCCCAATGGATTTTATTGATGCGACTTTTGCTTCCTTGAGTTCATTAGCATCTGCAAATTTACCAGAAGGAGTTTTTACAAATTTACTTTCGCAGGGAATTATACCTGGAATCGGAGGTATCTTGATATTTATACCTCAAATTGCCTTTTTGTTTTTATTTATATCCATCTTAGAAGAAAGTGGATACATGAGCCGTGTGGTGTTCTTAATGGATAAAATCATGCGAAAATTTGGTTTGTCAGGCAAAAGTGTGGTGCCTTTAATTTCGGGTACAGCTTGTGCTATTCCAGCCATTATGGCGACTCGAAACATCGAAAACTGGAAAGAACGATTAATTACTATTTTGGTAACACCATTTACAACCTGTTCGGCTAGGTTGCCTGTATATGCGATTATTATTGCCTTGGTCATTCCTGATGAATATGCTTTAGGATTCCTAAACCTTCAAGGTCTTACGTTGATGTTGTTGTATTTATTGGGTTTTGGAATGGCTATTTTTGCTGCTTATGTTTTAAACAAAGTGATGAAAATAAAAGGGAAGACTTTCTTTGTAGTGGAAATGCCTAATTATAAATTACCCATGTTTAAGAACGTTTCGATTAATGTAATCGAAAAAACGAAAGCTTTCGTGTTTGGTGCGGGTAAAATCATCTTGGCTATATCCATCGTTTTATGGTTTATGGCTTCATACGGTCCCGGAAAAAGCTTTAATGAAGCAGATGCAATATTGCGTTCAAAAGTCGAAAACAGTTCGTTAGGAGAGTTTGAAATGAACAATAAGATTGCTTCTTATAAACTTGAAAATTCGTATATTGGTATCATGGGGAAGACCATTGAGCCAGTAATTTCGCCTCTAGGTTATGATTGGAAAATAGGGATTGCTATTATTAGTTCATTTGCTGCTAGAGAGGTTTTTGTTGGTACCTTGGCTACAATTTATAGTGTAGGAGGGACGGAAAACGAGGATACTATTAAAACAAAAATGGGAGCCGAAATTAATCCTATTACAGGAAATAAAATATTCAATTTCGCCTCGGGAATCTCGTTACTCTTGTTTTATGCTTTCGCTTTGCAATGTGCTAGTACATTGGCGATTACCAAAAAGGAAACCAACTCATGGAAGTGGCCATTGACACAATTAATCTTTATGAGTGGGTTTGCCTATATCGTAGCTTTAATTGCATTTCAATTTTTAAAATAA
- a CDS encoding FeoA family protein: MRTTINSLKKGEKAIIKDFDIDIIPLKLLEMGCLPGNMVELLQIAPFGDPLYLDINGSHLAIRVETAAEIEVELVQIKL, from the coding sequence TTGCGTACCACAATCAATTCTCTCAAAAAAGGCGAAAAAGCCATTATCAAAGATTTTGATATTGATATCATTCCGTTAAAGCTTCTCGAAATGGGTTGTTTACCCGGCAATATGGTGGAGTTGTTGCAAATAGCTCCTTTTGGAGATCCTTTGTATTTAGACATAAATGGCTCTCATCTTGCTATTCGAGTGGAAACTGCCGCTGAAATTGAAGTTGAATTAGTCCAAATCAAACTTTAA
- a CDS encoding IS982 family transposase has protein sequence MLCKDKIISIFCLIDDILQGIQHVEDVRRQVSDSEIILTAIVSSTSFYGNHCSAIKFMKQYGFIPNMLDKSRFNRRLHKVGKLLYELFEIVSSYFKDFCCEMHYIIDSFPVSVCNNMRITNCKIVSGNKWRGYTASMRSYFYGVKVQLLTTKDGIPIAFHFTPGKTGDAKALGKMIDKLHVEASLYGDSAYTDYGLEDIALNKKCILLKIQRKSNAKRIDTLEQKNEKLKMRKRVETTISDIKKMFPRTIHAVTLEGFLIKLTLFVFGLQLNKAIN, from the coding sequence ATGCTTTGTAAAGACAAAATTATATCAATTTTTTGTTTAATAGATGATATTTTACAAGGAATTCAACATGTTGAAGATGTAAGAAGACAAGTTAGTGATAGCGAAATTATCTTGACTGCAATAGTTTCTTCAACGAGTTTTTATGGTAATCATTGCTCTGCTATAAAATTTATGAAACAATATGGATTCATCCCTAATATGCTTGATAAGAGTAGATTCAATAGACGTTTACATAAAGTTGGAAAACTTTTATACGAGTTATTTGAGATAGTAAGTTCTTATTTTAAAGATTTCTGTTGTGAAATGCATTATATCATTGATTCTTTTCCTGTTTCAGTTTGCAACAATATGAGGATTACAAATTGTAAGATTGTTTCAGGTAATAAATGGAGAGGCTATACTGCCAGTATGCGAAGTTATTTTTATGGAGTAAAAGTACAATTACTCACCACAAAGGATGGGATTCCAATAGCTTTTCATTTCACGCCAGGAAAAACTGGCGATGCAAAAGCTTTAGGGAAAATGATTGATAAATTACATGTAGAAGCTTCATTATATGGTGATAGTGCCTATACAGATTACGGACTAGAAGACATTGCATTAAATAAAAAATGCATCTTATTAAAAATTCAACGTAAGTCAAATGCTAAAAGAATTGATACGCTAGAACAAAAAAACGAAAAACTCAAGATGAGGAAAAGAGTAGAAACAACAATAAGTGATATAAAGAAAATGTTTCCAAGAACAATTCATGCTGTTACATTAGAAGGTTTTTTAATAAAACTAACACTATTTGTCTTTGGACTACAATTAAATAAGGCTATTAACTAG
- a CDS encoding DUF86 domain-containing protein: MSKDPKEFLRHIIDECSYIVSVSKNLTFDNFVEDETLKRAVVRSLEIIGEATKKIPADFKDKWKTIQWKNMAGMRDRLIHDYMGVNYSIVWDVMKNKIPEIHKEISSFLSKE, encoded by the coding sequence ATGTCTAAAGATCCAAAAGAATTTTTAAGGCATATTATAGACGAATGTTCATACATAGTCTCTGTTAGCAAAAACTTAACGTTTGATAATTTCGTTGAAGATGAAACTTTAAAACGCGCAGTTGTCCGAAGTTTAGAAATTATAGGAGAAGCTACAAAGAAAATTCCAGCTGACTTTAAAGATAAGTGGAAAACCATACAGTGGAAAAATATGGCTGGAATGCGTGACAGACTTATTCACGATTATATGGGGGTAAACTACAGCATAGTTTGGGATGTCATGAAAAATAAAATTCCAGAAATACACAAAGAAATTTCAAGTTTTCTATCAAAAGAATAG
- a CDS encoding nucleotidyltransferase family protein: protein MTTKEKILKTLKSNKLKLSKFGIRKVGLFGSYILNEQSSESDIDLLIDFEPEKENFDNYMAVYDLFEKIFKNEKIEVVTKNGLSPYIGPQILKEVQYV from the coding sequence ATGACAACAAAAGAGAAAATATTAAAAACACTTAAATCTAACAAACTAAAGCTTTCGAAATTTGGTATTCGAAAAGTTGGTTTGTTTGGTTCTTATATTCTCAATGAGCAGTCTAGCGAAAGTGATATAGATTTGTTGATTGATTTTGAACCTGAAAAAGAAAATTTTGATAATTATATGGCCGTTTATGATTTGTTTGAAAAAATTTTCAAAAACGAAAAAATTGAAGTTGTTACTAAAAACGGCTTAAGCCCATATATTGGCCCACAAATTTTAAAAGAAGTTCAATATGTCTAA
- the mfd gene encoding transcription-repair coupling factor, with amino-acid sequence MSKAALYKTYDNLPKIEQIATQIQQKNALKLHLQGLLGSAVSFVMQALFKKTALPFLFVLDNKEEAAYFLNDLEQMIGDQDVLFFPGSFRRPYQIEETDNANVLLRAEVLNRINSRKKPAIIVSYPEALFEKVVTRKDLDKNTLKVSVGDKISIDFINEVLFEYEFKRVDFITEPGEFSVRGGIVDVFSFSNDNPYRIEFFGNEVDSIRTFDVATQLSIEIQKKITIIPNVENKVFQENRESFLDYISEKTVLFIQNTEGFLSQLDKQFAKAEEAFEKLSKDIKHATPEQLFLNQKSFIHRALDFSIVELASKPIFKTTQKFEFHIQPQPSFNKQFDLLLNNLSENHFNGLTNYLFCSNDAQAKRFHDIFETLDETNAENIRKQYNTVVLPLYQGFIDEENQIACYTDHQIFERYHKFNIKNGYSKKQNITLKELTTLSVGDYVTHIDHGIGKFGGLQKIQVEGKTQETIKLVYADNDIVYVSIHSLHKVSKYNGKDGTPPKIYKLGSNAWKALKQKTKARVKHVAFNLIQLYAKRRLDKGFQFAPDSYLQNELESSFIYEDTPDQYKSTQEVKADMESDRPMDRLVCGDVGFGKTEVAIRAAFKAVDNSKQVAVLVPTTILAYQHYRTFTERLKDMPVSVGYLNRFRTAKQKAQTLKDLAEGKLDIVIGTHQLVNKNVVFKDLGLLIVDEEQKFGVNVKDKLKTIAANIDTLTLTATPIPRTLQFSLMAARDLSVITTPPPNRYPIETHVVGFSEETIRDAISYEIQRNGQVFFINNRIENIKEIAGMIQRLVPNARVGIGHGQMDGKKLEELMLAFMNGEFDVLVATTIIESGLDVPNANTIFINNANNFGLSDLHQMRGRVGRSDKKAFCYFICPPYSAMTEDARKRIQALEQFNELGSGFNIAMKDLEIRGAGDLLGGEQSGFINEIGFDTYQKILNEAIEELKENEFKDLYPEENNIETKEYVKDLQIDTDFELLFSDEYINNISERLNLYNELGAIKSEEALQVFQTKLIDRFGPMPPRAIALMNSIRIKWIASQIGIEKLVMKQGKMICYFVSDQQSDYYQSNRFHKVLQFVQKHPNLCKMKEKQTANGLRLLLTFDEVKQTRKALELMQMLGGIES; translated from the coding sequence TTGAGTAAAGCAGCCCTATATAAAACCTATGACAATTTGCCTAAAATTGAGCAGATTGCCACGCAAATTCAACAGAAAAACGCACTGAAACTGCATTTACAGGGTTTGCTAGGATCAGCGGTTTCTTTTGTGATGCAAGCCTTGTTCAAGAAAACAGCCTTGCCTTTTTTATTTGTTTTGGACAACAAAGAAGAAGCCGCTTATTTCTTGAACGACCTTGAACAAATGATTGGCGACCAAGATGTGTTGTTTTTCCCAGGTTCTTTTCGTCGTCCGTACCAAATTGAAGAAACCGATAATGCTAATGTTTTGCTACGTGCCGAAGTGCTCAACCGCATCAACTCACGAAAAAAACCAGCGATTATTGTTAGTTATCCCGAAGCTTTATTCGAAAAAGTAGTTACCCGCAAGGATTTAGATAAGAACACCTTAAAAGTAAGCGTCGGTGATAAAATTTCGATTGATTTTATCAACGAAGTCTTATTTGAATACGAATTCAAAAGAGTCGATTTTATTACCGAGCCTGGCGAGTTTTCTGTTCGTGGCGGTATTGTCGATGTGTTTTCGTTTTCGAATGACAATCCGTACCGAATCGAATTTTTTGGAAACGAAGTTGATAGTATTCGAACCTTTGATGTGGCGACCCAACTTTCGATAGAAATCCAAAAGAAAATCACGATTATTCCCAATGTGGAAAACAAAGTTTTTCAAGAAAACCGAGAATCTTTCTTGGATTATATTTCCGAAAAAACCGTGCTTTTCATTCAAAATACAGAGGGATTCTTGTCACAATTAGACAAACAATTTGCTAAGGCAGAAGAAGCTTTTGAAAAATTATCCAAAGACATCAAGCACGCCACACCAGAGCAATTGTTTTTGAATCAAAAATCGTTTATCCATCGTGCGTTGGACTTTTCGATTGTCGAATTGGCTTCCAAGCCAATCTTTAAAACTACGCAGAAATTCGAATTTCACATTCAGCCACAACCGTCTTTCAACAAGCAGTTTGATTTGTTGCTGAACAATCTGAGTGAAAATCATTTCAACGGATTGACCAATTATTTGTTTTGTTCGAATGACGCTCAGGCAAAACGTTTTCATGACATCTTCGAAACCTTGGATGAAACCAATGCCGAAAATATTCGCAAACAATACAACACCGTCGTACTTCCGTTATACCAAGGATTCATTGACGAAGAAAACCAAATCGCCTGTTATACCGATCACCAGATTTTTGAGCGTTATCATAAATTCAACATAAAGAACGGCTATTCGAAAAAACAAAATATTACCCTCAAGGAATTAACCACGCTTTCTGTAGGTGATTATGTGACGCATATCGACCACGGAATTGGGAAATTTGGAGGTTTACAAAAAATACAAGTCGAAGGCAAAACTCAGGAAACCATTAAGTTGGTGTATGCCGATAACGACATTGTCTATGTGAGCATTCACTCATTGCACAAGGTTTCTAAATACAATGGCAAAGACGGCACACCACCCAAAATTTACAAATTAGGGTCGAATGCCTGGAAAGCTTTAAAACAAAAAACCAAAGCCAGAGTCAAACATGTGGCTTTCAATTTGATTCAGTTGTATGCCAAAAGACGTTTGGACAAAGGCTTTCAATTTGCACCCGACAGTTATTTGCAAAACGAATTAGAAAGTTCGTTTATCTACGAAGACACACCCGACCAATACAAATCGACCCAAGAAGTCAAAGCCGACATGGAGAGTGATCGCCCTATGGATAGATTAGTTTGTGGTGACGTAGGTTTTGGAAAAACTGAGGTGGCCATTCGTGCCGCCTTCAAAGCGGTGGACAATAGCAAGCAGGTTGCCGTTTTGGTTCCAACCACTATTTTGGCTTACCAACATTATAGAACCTTTACCGAACGATTAAAGGATATGCCGGTTTCTGTTGGTTACCTGAACCGTTTTAGAACCGCAAAACAAAAAGCACAAACACTGAAAGATTTAGCCGAAGGCAAACTCGATATCGTCATCGGAACCCATCAATTGGTCAACAAAAATGTCGTTTTTAAAGATTTGGGATTATTGATTGTCGATGAAGAACAAAAATTTGGTGTCAACGTCAAAGACAAGCTCAAAACCATTGCCGCCAATATTGATACACTGACCCTAACCGCAACGCCTATCCCGAGAACCTTACAGTTTTCGCTCATGGCAGCCCGTGATTTATCAGTGATTACCACGCCTCCACCCAATCGTTATCCTATCGAAACACATGTGGTAGGCTTTAGCGAAGAAACCATTCGGGATGCGATTTCGTATGAAATTCAGCGTAACGGACAAGTATTTTTCATCAACAACCGCATCGAAAACATCAAGGAAATTGCAGGTATGATTCAGCGTCTTGTACCCAATGCCCGTGTGGGAATTGGTCACGGACAAATGGACGGTAAAAAACTCGAAGAACTGATGCTTGCCTTCATGAACGGCGAGTTTGATGTACTCGTAGCCACCACCATCATCGAAAGCGGATTGGACGTTCCCAACGCTAACACGATTTTCATCAACAATGCCAATAACTTCGGACTGTCTGACCTCCACCAAATGCGTGGTCGTGTGGGACGTTCCGACAAGAAAGCGTTTTGTTATTTCATCTGTCCGCCCTACTCGGCGATGACCGAGGATGCCCGCAAGCGTATCCAGGCCTTAGAGCAGTTTAACGAACTCGGTAGCGGATTCAATATCGCCATGAAAGACCTCGAAATTCGTGGTGCCGGGGATTTATTGGGTGGCGAACAATCGGGTTTTATCAACGAAATAGGTTTTGACACCTACCAAAAAATCCTAAACGAAGCCATCGAAGAACTCAAAGAAAACGAGTTCAAAGACCTATATCCTGAGGAAAACAACATCGAAACCAAAGAATACGTCAAAGACCTTCAAATCGACACCGATTTTGAGCTTTTATTCTCTGACGAATACATCAACAACATCTCGGAGCGACTCAACCTCTACAACGAACTGGGCGCCATCAAGAGCGAAGAAGCGCTACAAGTCTTCCAAACCAAATTGATCGACCGTTTTGGTCCTATGCCACCGCGCGCCATCGCCTTGATGAACAGCATTCGCATCAAGTGGATTGCTAGTCAAATTGGTATTGAAAAATTGGTCATGAAACAAGGCAAAATGATCTGCTATTTCGTCTCAGACCAGCAATCCGATTATTACCAGTCCAACCGTTTTCACAAAGTATTGCAGTTTGTACAAAAACACCCCAACCTCTGCAAAATGAAAGAAAAACAAACAGCAAACGGTTTGCGCCTCCTCTTAACTTTTGACGAAGTTAAACAGACTAGAAAAGCCCTAGAACTCATGCAAATGCTAGGCGGAATAGAATCGTAA
- a CDS encoding geranylgeranyl reductase family protein, whose amino-acid sequence MKSFDVAIIGSGPAGASAAFELSKSGISTVIIEKETLPRYKTCGGGFVFRGRKNMPFDIASVVDKEFFEIDTYFSKKHSHITTKRDQPIISMVMRDAFDNLIVEKAKENGVTLLQNHKVESITFGDIQTLHTSEGDITAKFIIAADGALSPIAKMAGWSETRTIIPALEYEVEVPQADFERLSQNVRFDLDAIPYGYGWCFPKKNHLSIGVGVFTKTHDKINLKQHYADYLKTLGITEILTEAAHGFVIPVSPRTDCFVQKNVFLTGDAAGLADPLVAEGISNAILSGVLAAKAIIESDLDADKAAALYTEKLEETILPEVRTGVLISHLFYHQKRVRNIILKKYGQFVADAMADVFMGIRTYPKDYKASLRRKIKEVLF is encoded by the coding sequence ATGAAATCATTTGATGTAGCTATTATTGGTAGTGGACCCGCTGGTGCTTCGGCCGCTTTTGAATTGTCTAAAAGTGGTATTTCGACTGTTATTATCGAGAAAGAGACTCTGCCTCGTTATAAAACCTGTGGTGGTGGCTTCGTTTTTCGAGGTCGAAAAAACATGCCTTTTGATATCGCATCAGTAGTGGATAAAGAGTTTTTTGAAATTGACACCTACTTTTCCAAAAAGCATAGTCATATCACGACCAAAAGAGATCAACCCATTATAAGTATGGTGATGCGTGATGCTTTTGATAATTTAATTGTCGAAAAAGCCAAAGAAAACGGTGTGACTCTTTTACAAAATCACAAAGTAGAATCGATTACTTTTGGAGACATCCAAACCCTACATACATCAGAAGGTGATATAACTGCAAAATTTATTATTGCTGCCGATGGCGCTTTGAGTCCCATTGCAAAAATGGCAGGCTGGAGCGAAACTAGAACTATTATTCCGGCACTAGAATATGAAGTTGAGGTTCCTCAAGCTGATTTTGAACGTTTGTCCCAAAATGTACGTTTTGACCTTGATGCCATTCCGTATGGTTATGGTTGGTGTTTTCCTAAAAAAAATCATCTTTCAATAGGGGTTGGTGTTTTTACCAAAACACATGACAAAATTAATCTAAAGCAACATTATGCTGACTATTTAAAAACGCTTGGTATTACTGAAATTCTAACTGAAGCGGCCCACGGTTTTGTGATTCCTGTTTCTCCAAGAACGGATTGTTTTGTTCAAAAAAATGTCTTCTTAACAGGGGATGCTGCAGGACTAGCAGATCCATTAGTAGCCGAAGGGATTTCAAACGCCATTTTGAGTGGTGTATTAGCTGCCAAAGCCATTATTGAAAGTGACTTGGATGCTGATAAAGCCGCTGCTTTGTATACTGAAAAATTGGAAGAAACTATTCTTCCAGAAGTAAGAACAGGAGTTTTGATTTCTCATTTATTTTACCACCAAAAAAGAGTCAGAAACATAATTCTTAAAAAATACGGTCAATTTGTAGCTGATGCGATGGCCGATGTTTTTATGGGCATTCGAACCTATCCAAAAGATTATAAAGCATCTCTTCGACGAAAAATAAAAGAAGTCTTATTCTAA